The following proteins are co-located in the Desulfovibrio sp. genome:
- a CDS encoding translation initiation factor IF-2, with protein MRTLFSSLPLAALLGTFALPPVLLTGGAACAAEHTSGPPAAISAADTPATEGKGTNGNTADNTPAESASSSSPAPDPLSPLENGPSASRPGPLPLPSPVLRSAHCPAAPLPPHAQRLCAEATALLDALHTAATALPNRRDIRMGITDFNEYTALAAELYTPLTEVDHAAAGGDSGAQSITVTLLGRPDAAETLLRLLRNPDALKVRRLLLADLMTTTANARQVAQAIAAADALPGTGGSGDASPGSGGTWYIAKVTPPGQLTQHPPMPTPEDITKEAAQQNAQQNADALADTLAAAIAALDTLRLSPEGWLTSAESLAVLEKAAVSLPQSAATQLLLGEALLQAGMPQRSIASCTAALELAPDLGRARYIRALAHWRLQQLALAEDDLSAVLEATTDAFPHTSDKVRLLRARGALRMLRSNEPGMCEDLAAACALGDCEGLAAARGQQMCLTPSSQVDTRPAADAVTPQPPATAGDMAEKP; from the coding sequence TTGCGTACATTGTTTTCCAGCTTGCCCCTGGCGGCTCTGCTGGGAACTTTTGCCCTGCCGCCGGTCTTGCTGACCGGCGGTGCGGCATGCGCAGCAGAACACACGTCCGGCCCTCCGGCGGCAATCTCCGCTGCTGACACGCCAGCAACCGAGGGCAAGGGCACCAACGGCAACACGGCTGACAATACCCCAGCCGAAAGTGCCAGCTCCTCGTCTCCCGCGCCTGATCCGCTCTCGCCTTTGGAAAACGGCCCCTCTGCTTCCAGACCAGGCCCCCTCCCCCTGCCTTCGCCCGTTCTTCGCAGCGCGCACTGCCCTGCCGCCCCCCTGCCCCCGCATGCCCAAAGGCTGTGCGCGGAAGCCACCGCACTTCTGGATGCCCTGCACACTGCCGCAACAGCCCTGCCTAACAGGCGCGATATCCGCATGGGCATAACCGACTTCAACGAATACACCGCGCTGGCCGCAGAACTGTACACCCCGCTGACAGAGGTTGACCATGCTGCCGCTGGCGGGGATTCCGGCGCGCAAAGCATCACAGTCACCTTGCTGGGCCGGCCCGATGCGGCGGAAACGCTGCTGCGGCTGCTGCGCAATCCTGATGCCCTGAAAGTGCGGCGTTTACTGCTGGCCGACCTGATGACCACAACGGCAAACGCCCGGCAGGTCGCTCAGGCGATCGCCGCCGCCGATGCCCTCCCAGGAACCGGCGGCTCCGGCGATGCGTCCCCCGGTTCTGGCGGTACGTGGTACATTGCCAAGGTTACACCGCCAGGGCAGTTGACCCAGCACCCGCCCATGCCTACCCCCGAAGACATCACCAAGGAGGCGGCGCAACAGAACGCGCAGCAGAACGCTGATGCTCTGGCAGACACTCTTGCCGCCGCCATTGCGGCTCTGGATACATTGCGCCTATCGCCCGAGGGCTGGCTGACCTCGGCAGAATCTCTGGCAGTCCTTGAAAAAGCTGCCGTCAGTCTGCCGCAGAGCGCAGCTACTCAGCTACTTCTGGGTGAGGCACTTTTGCAGGCAGGCATGCCGCAGCGCAGTATCGCTTCCTGCACTGCAGCACTGGAGCTTGCCCCAGACCTTGGCCGCGCACGGTACATCCGCGCACTTGCCCACTGGCGCTTGCAGCAACTGGCCCTTGCCGAAGATGACCTGAGCGCGGTGCTGGAAGCAACCACGGATGCTTTTCCACACACTTCGGATAAAGTCCGGCTTTTGCGAGCGCGCGGCGCATTGCGCATGTTGCGCAGCAACGAACCCGGCATGTGCGAGGACCTGGCCGCCGCCTGCGCTCTGGGCGACTGCGAAGGCCTGGCCGCCGCCCGTGGACAGCAGATGTGCCTTACGCCTTCAAGTCAGGTGGATACCCGGCCCGCTGCTGATGCCGTCACGCCCCAACCGCCCGCCACGGCTGGCGACATGGCCGAAAAACCATGA
- a CDS encoding diguanylate cyclase has protein sequence MQKTTRESFCWVVDPDLNYCHVDAAKERLLELPVRSLAGRPLVHCMHPYDAAMLRRALASTEPRTLTGCTVRYVCPKGTHTVTSLNIKPLRSACGTLLGFEGEEHSIGSVDMHGDFAPIFEKVFAHDFMALCIVNRDGQLLAVNAQYASIANKPANMLVRAHILEAGIPSIDMVDEAFRVLPSGDTIAEQEIIWDGKDYVMSIYALPDACGEIHSICVSLRDISLRKGLERRLEAANRQLEEMNLKDYLTGVFNRRHFDESLQREVARLAREGGEMCVGMVDVDKFKLYNDAYGHLAGDDCLARAAKAMSAALFRPGDELFRYGGEEFAIIMPQTGKKSATMVVERVREAVSALGIPHSQSAFGHVTISIGVAALDAASALSGHMACEELIRVADKALYTAKNSGRNKVASAACSSIEGD, from the coding sequence ATGCAAAAAACCACCAGAGAATCCTTTTGCTGGGTCGTTGACCCAGACCTGAACTACTGCCATGTGGATGCGGCAAAGGAGCGGTTGCTGGAATTGCCCGTGAGATCACTCGCGGGCAGACCTCTGGTTCATTGCATGCACCCGTATGATGCCGCCATGCTGCGCCGCGCCCTTGCTTCTACCGAGCCCAGGACGCTCACAGGCTGCACCGTGCGCTATGTGTGCCCAAAGGGTACGCACACGGTTACCAGCCTGAACATAAAACCTCTACGCAGTGCCTGCGGCACACTTCTCGGCTTTGAAGGCGAAGAACACAGCATAGGTTCTGTGGACATGCACGGAGACTTCGCGCCCATTTTCGAGAAAGTGTTTGCGCACGATTTCATGGCGCTCTGCATCGTCAACAGGGATGGGCAACTGCTGGCGGTCAACGCGCAGTATGCCAGCATTGCGAACAAGCCCGCCAACATGCTGGTGCGCGCCCACATTCTTGAAGCGGGCATTCCTTCCATTGATATGGTGGACGAGGCTTTCAGGGTACTTCCTTCTGGCGATACCATTGCCGAGCAGGAGATTATCTGGGACGGCAAGGACTATGTCATGTCCATCTACGCCCTGCCCGACGCCTGCGGCGAGATTCACTCCATCTGTGTGTCGCTGCGCGACATAAGTCTGCGCAAGGGGCTGGAGCGCCGGCTGGAGGCCGCCAATCGCCAACTGGAAGAGATGAATCTCAAGGATTACCTGACAGGCGTGTTCAACCGCCGCCATTTTGATGAATCCCTGCAAAGGGAAGTGGCGCGCCTTGCGCGGGAAGGCGGCGAGATGTGCGTTGGCATGGTCGATGTGGACAAATTCAAGCTGTATAACGATGCCTATGGGCACCTTGCCGGGGATGACTGCCTTGCCCGTGCGGCAAAGGCCATGAGCGCCGCGCTTTTCAGGCCAGGTGATGAACTGTTCCGCTACGGCGGCGAAGAATTCGCCATCATCATGCCCCAGACAGGCAAGAAGAGCGCCACAATGGTTGTCGAGCGCGTGCGCGAAGCCGTCAGCGCCCTGGGCATTCCCCACAGCCAGAGCGCCTTTGGGCATGTGACCATCAGTATCGGCGTTGCGGCGCTCGATGCAGCCAGCGCCCTGTCTGGGCACATGGCCTGCGAAGAACTCATCAGAGTAGCGGACAAAGCCCTGTACACCGCAAAAAACAGTGGGCGCAACAAGGTCGCCTCAGCCGCTTGCAGCAGTATTGAGGGCGATTAG
- the sppA gene encoding signal peptide peptidase SppA — translation MNTESPLSMSAMPEGGPAEPAPSAASSAAAPAPTAGQSCACPLAQVPANVWKDLLRRPFRKRHPVIFWGLILLLLAGVGVFGAALGSNGLMSGQRIALVSVSGPIMDPEPALEWIRKVERDPMIAGVLLRVDSPGGGAAASQEIYSAVRELARKKPVVVSMGSLAASGGLMVSMAGSRVFANASTVTGSIGVRMDIPQLQGLMGKIGVGQETITTAPYKDAGSYMRPLSTEQRDYFKKVLDDMHQQFVDIVADGRHMEHARAAALASGKIFTGREAVQLGLVDELGGQQTALAWLSEQCGVPAERKLVTRPKEGGWLPRSLKTMLGVDLSALGSLSSSSPVFLYQF, via the coding sequence TTGAATACAGAGTCCCCGCTTTCCATGTCCGCCATGCCCGAGGGCGGCCCAGCCGAACCTGCACCATCTGCGGCGTCCTCAGCAGCAGCGCCTGCACCCACGGCGGGGCAGTCCTGCGCCTGCCCGCTGGCCCAGGTTCCGGCAAACGTATGGAAGGATCTGTTGCGCCGTCCGTTCCGCAAGCGGCATCCGGTCATCTTTTGGGGGCTGATACTGCTTTTGCTGGCAGGTGTCGGCGTGTTTGGCGCTGCCCTCGGCAGCAACGGCCTCATGAGCGGTCAGCGCATAGCCCTCGTGTCTGTTTCCGGCCCCATCATGGATCCGGAACCTGCCCTTGAGTGGATACGCAAGGTGGAGCGCGATCCCATGATCGCGGGCGTACTGCTGCGCGTTGATTCGCCTGGCGGCGGCGCTGCGGCATCGCAGGAAATTTATAGTGCCGTGCGCGAACTGGCCCGCAAGAAGCCCGTGGTTGTCAGCATGGGCTCTCTGGCCGCTTCGGGCGGGTTGATGGTCAGCATGGCGGGGTCGCGGGTGTTTGCCAATGCCTCCACCGTGACAGGCTCCATTGGCGTCCGCATGGACATCCCGCAGTTGCAGGGCCTTATGGGTAAAATAGGCGTGGGGCAGGAGACCATAACCACCGCCCCCTACAAAGACGCCGGTTCCTACATGCGCCCGTTGAGTACCGAGCAGCGCGACTACTTTAAAAAAGTGCTGGACGACATGCACCAGCAGTTTGTGGACATAGTGGCCGATGGGCGGCACATGGAGCATGCCCGCGCCGCCGCGCTTGCCAGCGGCAAGATTTTTACCGGGCGTGAGGCCGTGCAGCTTGGGCTGGTGGACGAACTGGGCGGGCAGCAAACGGCTCTGGCCTGGCTTTCGGAACAGTGCGGCGTACCAGCGGAGCGCAAGCTTGTGACCCGGCCCAAGGAAGGCGGCTGGCTGCCGCGCAGCCTCAAAACCATGCTGGGAGTAGACCTGAGCGCACTGGGCAGCCTTTCTTCCAGCAGCCCGGTGTTTCTTTATCAGTTTTAG
- a CDS encoding AMP-binding protein, with product MEEKVRERQAQFELREWTLGQVLDHTVARFPDNEALVYPDRNYRQTWSEFGALVDDFAKGLMALGVQKGEKVAVWATNVPYWVALQFATAKIGAILITVNTNYREHELRYLLTHSECENIFLIDSVRDHDYLDTLYRIAPELRLQSRDRFVCKSLPHLKRVCFLGAEKHRGMYSVPEILALSVMVDEAEYAARQALLQPWDVINMQYTSGTTGFPRGVMLTHVGVGLNGYWIGRHQNFGPEDRVCLPVPLFHCFGCVLGVSAAVNHGATMVILESFNALKVLAALDSERCTAVYGVPTMFLAELEHPLFKRFDLSHMRTGIMAGSVCPEPLMRRVVDDMNMTEITICYGLTEASPVMTQSDIHDPLSLRCETVGCAMPGIEVRVGDPDTCEELPRGEVGEILCRGYNVMKGYYNMPDDTAKAISPEGWLHSGDLGVMDENGYLRVTGRIKDMIIRGGENIYPREVEEFLMGMPGILDVQVVAVPSRKYGEEVAAFIIPRPGVEILPEDVRDFCRGKVSWYKIPKYIKTITGFPLTASGKIQKFKLREMAAEFWPEPMQR from the coding sequence ATGGAAGAAAAAGTTCGTGAGCGTCAGGCGCAGTTTGAACTGCGCGAATGGACGTTGGGGCAGGTGCTTGACCACACTGTGGCACGCTTTCCCGATAATGAAGCCCTGGTGTACCCTGACCGCAACTATCGCCAGACCTGGAGCGAATTTGGCGCTCTGGTGGACGATTTCGCCAAAGGCCTGATGGCTCTTGGCGTGCAGAAGGGTGAAAAGGTCGCAGTATGGGCCACCAACGTGCCGTACTGGGTGGCATTGCAATTCGCCACGGCAAAAATCGGCGCCATACTTATTACGGTAAACACCAATTACCGTGAACACGAGCTGCGCTATCTGCTCACCCACTCTGAGTGCGAAAATATTTTTCTTATCGACAGCGTGCGCGACCACGACTATCTGGACACCCTTTACCGCATCGCCCCCGAGCTGCGTTTGCAGTCGCGCGACAGGTTTGTGTGCAAAAGCCTGCCGCACCTCAAGCGCGTATGCTTTCTGGGGGCGGAAAAGCACCGGGGCATGTATTCCGTGCCGGAAATACTCGCCCTTTCCGTCATGGTGGACGAGGCGGAATACGCCGCCCGTCAGGCCCTGCTCCAGCCGTGGGATGTCATCAACATGCAGTACACCTCGGGCACCACGGGCTTTCCGCGCGGGGTCATGCTGACCCATGTGGGCGTGGGGCTGAACGGGTACTGGATTGGTCGCCACCAGAATTTCGGCCCGGAAGACAGGGTGTGTCTGCCTGTGCCGCTGTTCCACTGCTTCGGCTGCGTGCTTGGCGTCTCCGCCGCAGTGAACCACGGCGCGACCATGGTTATTCTGGAGTCGTTCAACGCGCTCAAGGTGCTGGCCGCGCTCGACAGCGAACGCTGCACGGCTGTGTACGGCGTGCCCACCATGTTTCTGGCAGAGCTGGAGCATCCGCTTTTCAAGCGTTTTGACCTTTCGCACATGCGCACCGGCATCATGGCTGGTTCCGTCTGCCCCGAGCCGCTCATGCGCCGCGTGGTGGACGACATGAACATGACGGAAATCACCATCTGCTACGGCCTTACGGAAGCTTCGCCGGTGATGACCCAGTCGGACATTCACGATCCCCTGTCGCTGCGCTGCGAAACCGTGGGCTGCGCCATGCCCGGCATTGAAGTGCGCGTGGGCGACCCCGATACCTGCGAGGAACTGCCGCGCGGCGAGGTGGGCGAAATCCTCTGCCGTGGCTACAACGTCATGAAGGGCTACTACAATATGCCCGACGACACGGCCAAGGCCATCAGCCCCGAGGGCTGGTTGCATTCCGGCGATCTGGGCGTTATGGACGAGAACGGCTACCTGCGCGTGACGGGCCGCATCAAGGATATGATTATCCGTGGCGGCGAAAACATCTATCCGCGTGAGGTTGAAGAGTTCCTTATGGGCATGCCCGGTATTCTGGACGTGCAGGTTGTGGCTGTTCCCAGCCGCAAGTACGGCGAAGAGGTCGCGGCCTTCATCATCCCCCGCCCCGGTGTGGAAATTCTGCCGGAAGACGTGCGCGATTTTTGTCGCGGCAAGGTGTCGTGGTACAAAATACCCAAGTACATTAAAACAATAACAGGGTTCCCGCTTACTGCCAGCGGCAAGATCCAGAAGTTCAAACTGCGCGAAATGGCCGCAGAATTCTGGCCTGAACCTATGCAACGCTGA
- a CDS encoding cupin domain-containing protein encodes MPPVRTIGSRIRGFREEREVDLQTLSQNTGLTEDYLEKLESDAIYPCIGPLQKVARALGVRLGTFLDDQFSRDPVVSSINGEAEADEALHTGRVPRPSYTYHALAKGKNDRNMEPFHIRIFPESGERKTTSHQGEEFICVLKGELLVVYGRETRVLKPGETIYYNSIVPHYVGAAGDEPVEFLAVTYNP; translated from the coding sequence ATGCCCCCCGTGCGTACCATTGGTTCCCGCATCCGTGGATTTCGCGAAGAACGCGAAGTTGACCTGCAAACTCTTTCCCAGAATACGGGCCTTACGGAAGACTATCTTGAGAAGCTGGAGTCAGACGCCATCTATCCCTGCATCGGCCCCCTGCAAAAAGTGGCCCGCGCTCTTGGCGTGCGCCTTGGCACCTTTCTGGACGACCAGTTTTCGCGCGACCCTGTGGTGAGCAGCATCAATGGTGAGGCCGAAGCCGATGAAGCCCTGCACACCGGGCGCGTCCCCCGCCCCAGCTATACCTACCATGCGCTGGCCAAGGGCAAGAACGACCGCAATATGGAACCCTTCCATATCCGCATTTTTCCCGAGAGCGGTGAACGCAAGACGACCTCGCATCAGGGCGAGGAATTTATCTGCGTGCTCAAGGGCGAACTGCTTGTGGTCTATGGCCGCGAAACCCGCGTGCTCAAGCCCGGCGAAACAATTTACTACAATTCCATTGTGCCGCACTACGTGGGCGCTGCGGGCGACGAGCCTGTGGAATTTCTGGCTGTGACATACAATCCCTAG
- a CDS encoding carbamoyltransferase HypF, producing MSKQPMVRKAFVASGQVQGVGFRPFVYRLAAEGGLTGTVGNTSQGVRMEMQGAEAEVQRFGRRLRAELPPLARLTNVDEHDLPIVEDETAFRIVPSSGQAAHSVLVSPDMGVCADCLADMRNPANPRYQYAFTNCTNCGPRYTITRSIPYDRAVTSMSCFPLCPRCSAEYADPADRRFHAQPVACPTCGPRLWFVDAAAASKGQTAPTAENQQQALEQAVQTLLQGGILALKGLGGFQLACDARNAQSLQELRRRKTRPHKPLALMVGDLATARALCDLTPEHEALLQSPEKPVVLCPRRSTPQHGADIQDDAAYLPDEVAPDTGKIGIMLAYTPLHAVLFSRLAECAPLPPVLVMTSANTGGEPICLGNREALARLAHLADAWLLHDRDILVRVDDSVVTLQPSLSSPDAHGTSAHNTSAPASQLAEPLFYRRARGYVPRPVFLPKTEQNAPCVLGTGAELKATICLTRGAEAFVGQHIGDLENPATLNFYEEVAAHLEKLLEVRPEALVCDAHPDFLSTRYAEARAEREGLPLWRLQHHVAHAAAVLAENSHYGPALALCLDGTGLGDDGTVWGGELLFMELEQAQWHRVGRLSPFALPGGDAAVRQPWRIALALRNLCEQAEIPLPPLHTPWLPEQAQAAAAVAEMLRRGINCPATSSCGRLFDAVAAQLGLCLDTSYEGQAAIRLEDAANRAPEHVRAALEGKARDKDVAALIWPVGIALQHDLLEMDSAGLFAHVAQAQAQGMDATEVAARFHLSLARTLAGMAGRAARKLGVNCVGLSGGVLQNATLARLLPLALAEQGLTALTHHELPPGDGGLSLGQAVWGRRMLAMAKP from the coding sequence ATGAGCAAACAACCGATGGTCAGAAAGGCCTTTGTGGCCTCCGGGCAGGTGCAGGGCGTGGGCTTTCGTCCCTTTGTCTACCGCCTTGCAGCCGAGGGAGGGCTTACAGGCACTGTGGGCAATACCTCTCAAGGCGTGCGTATGGAAATGCAGGGCGCAGAGGCAGAAGTGCAGCGCTTTGGCCGCCGTCTGCGCGCCGAACTGCCGCCGCTGGCACGGCTGACCAATGTGGACGAACACGACCTGCCCATTGTGGAAGACGAAACAGCCTTCCGCATTGTTCCCAGCTCAGGGCAGGCAGCGCACAGCGTGCTTGTAAGCCCGGATATGGGCGTATGCGCCGACTGCCTCGCCGACATGCGCAATCCCGCCAACCCGCGCTACCAGTACGCCTTTACCAACTGCACCAACTGCGGGCCGCGCTACACCATCACGCGCTCCATTCCCTATGACCGCGCCGTCACGTCCATGAGCTGTTTCCCGCTCTGTCCCCGGTGCAGCGCGGAATACGCCGACCCGGCAGACAGGCGCTTTCATGCCCAGCCCGTGGCCTGCCCAACGTGCGGGCCGCGCCTGTGGTTTGTGGATGCGGCTGCGGCCAGCAAGGGACAAACTGCGCCGACAGCAGAAAATCAGCAGCAAGCTCTGGAGCAGGCCGTGCAAACCCTGCTCCAAGGCGGGATTCTGGCGCTCAAAGGTCTTGGGGGCTTTCAACTGGCCTGCGATGCGCGCAATGCCCAAAGCCTGCAAGAGCTGCGGCGGCGCAAAACACGCCCGCACAAGCCACTGGCCCTCATGGTTGGCGATCTGGCAACAGCCCGCGCCCTGTGCGACCTTACGCCTGAACACGAGGCCCTGCTGCAAAGCCCGGAAAAACCCGTTGTTCTTTGCCCCCGTCGCAGCACGCCGCAACATGGTGCAGACATTCAGGATGATGCCGCGTATTTGCCTGACGAGGTTGCTCCCGACACCGGCAAAATCGGTATCATGCTGGCCTACACGCCCCTGCATGCAGTACTTTTTAGCCGCCTTGCAGAATGCGCGCCCTTGCCGCCCGTACTGGTCATGACCTCGGCCAATACCGGGGGAGAACCCATTTGCCTTGGCAACCGCGAGGCTCTGGCCCGGCTTGCCCATCTGGCGGACGCATGGCTGCTGCACGACCGGGATATTCTGGTGCGCGTGGACGACAGCGTGGTGACTCTCCAGCCGAGCCTGTCCAGTCCGGATGCTCACGGCACGTCAGCACACAACACTTCTGCGCCCGCAAGCCAGCTGGCAGAACCGCTGTTCTACCGCCGCGCCCGAGGCTATGTGCCGCGCCCGGTTTTTCTGCCCAAGACGGAACAAAACGCCCCTTGCGTGCTGGGAACCGGAGCGGAGCTCAAGGCCACCATTTGCCTGACGCGCGGAGCCGAGGCCTTTGTGGGCCAGCACATTGGGGATCTGGAAAATCCCGCCACCCTGAATTTTTATGAGGAGGTGGCAGCGCATCTGGAAAAGCTGCTGGAGGTGCGGCCCGAGGCTCTGGTGTGCGATGCGCACCCCGATTTTCTTTCCACCCGCTATGCCGAGGCCCGCGCAGAACGCGAGGGTCTGCCCCTGTGGCGCTTGCAGCACCACGTCGCCCACGCTGCAGCGGTACTGGCCGAAAACAGCCACTACGGCCCGGCGCTGGCCCTCTGCCTTGACGGCACAGGCCTGGGCGATGATGGCACCGTCTGGGGCGGAGAGCTGCTGTTCATGGAGCTTGAACAGGCCCAGTGGCACAGGGTGGGCCGCCTGTCCCCCTTTGCCCTGCCGGGCGGAGACGCTGCGGTGCGCCAACCCTGGCGCATTGCCCTGGCCCTGCGCAATCTGTGCGAGCAGGCAGAAATTCCTCTTCCGCCACTCCACACCCCCTGGCTGCCGGAACAGGCGCAGGCCGCTGCCGCTGTGGCAGAAATGCTGCGGCGCGGCATCAACTGCCCGGCCACATCCAGTTGCGGACGCCTCTTTGACGCGGTGGCCGCGCAACTGGGACTGTGCCTTGATACAAGTTATGAGGGTCAGGCCGCGATCCGCCTTGAAGATGCCGCAAACCGTGCCCCTGAGCATGTGCGTGCGGCGCTGGAGGGCAAGGCGCGCGACAAGGACGTGGCCGCGCTGATCTGGCCCGTGGGCATTGCGCTGCAGCACGATTTGCTTGAAATGGACAGCGCAGGCCTGTTTGCCCACGTTGCGCAGGCGCAGGCGCAAGGCATGGACGCCACAGAAGTTGCGGCACGTTTTCACCTCAGCCTTGCCCGGACGCTGGCAGGCATGGCGGGCCGTGCGGCCCGCAAACTGGGCGTGAATTGCGTGGGCCTCAGCGGCGGCGTATTGCAAAATGCCACGCTGGCGCGCCTGCTGCCGCTGGCGCTGGCGGAGCAGGGCCTCACAGCCCTCACCCACCACGAACTGCCGCCCGGAGACGGCGGGCTTTCCCTCGGTCAGGCCGTGTGGGGCAGACGGATGCTGGCAATGGCGAAACCCTGA
- a CDS encoding RsmB/NOP family class I SAM-dependent RNA methyltransferase, giving the protein MPKTLIRSFRLVCAPEQVPAVEALLRAQGYDFEPEPFSPLCRRLVAEPRPLGGSLAAFFGYIYIQDRSSMLPPLALAPAAGSAVLDMCASPGSKTGFLAQLVGRNGFVLGNEPSPTRLGTLRANLHQLNLMQAATCSYSGDALPLRPGSWDAILLDPPCSGWGTAEKHPQVLKLWQGDKLDSLTGLQRRLLRHAASLLRPGGRLVYSTCTTNVDENEAQVCFAEQELGLEREHLDPIPGFVWEELPGGEGTLRVDGARSQAQGFYVALFRKPGHANAAVLPFESSASEPQTAVFEVPASAPSGMQNAGQRNGRRIGRNRGDDRAGKPVERPSGSPLPPESLVGATCNPDLLPPGRAVLYGEHVRFVPPQATALLPSSCVWQGSLMGKLCGGTLDAAPRLRVLMQSPPDAASSLVLDDVADITALLSGQSRQTGLDGREAGLWWRDLPLGRIVLKQGRAIAGFK; this is encoded by the coding sequence ATGCCGAAAACTCTTATCCGCTCTTTCCGTCTGGTATGCGCCCCGGAGCAGGTACCCGCAGTGGAGGCCCTGCTGCGCGCCCAGGGGTATGATTTTGAACCGGAACCTTTTTCTCCCCTGTGCCGCCGTCTTGTGGCCGAGCCGCGCCCGCTTGGCGGTTCTCTGGCTGCATTTTTCGGCTACATTTATATACAGGACCGTTCGTCCATGTTGCCGCCGCTGGCGCTGGCTCCCGCTGCTGGCAGCGCCGTGCTCGACATGTGCGCAAGCCCCGGCAGCAAAACCGGCTTTCTGGCCCAGCTTGTGGGGCGCAATGGTTTTGTGCTCGGCAACGAGCCATCGCCCACGCGCCTCGGCACCCTGCGGGCCAACCTGCACCAGCTTAATCTGATGCAGGCCGCCACCTGCTCCTACAGCGGCGATGCCCTGCCTTTACGCCCCGGCTCGTGGGACGCCATCCTGCTGGATCCTCCCTGTTCCGGCTGGGGGACCGCAGAAAAACATCCGCAGGTGCTCAAGCTCTGGCAGGGCGACAAGCTGGACAGCCTCACCGGGTTGCAACGCCGTCTGCTGCGTCACGCCGCCTCGCTGCTGCGGCCCGGCGGGAGGCTGGTCTATTCCACCTGTACGACCAATGTGGATGAAAACGAGGCGCAGGTGTGCTTTGCCGAGCAGGAGCTGGGGCTGGAGCGCGAACATCTTGATCCCATCCCCGGTTTCGTGTGGGAGGAGCTGCCCGGCGGCGAAGGTACCTTGCGCGTGGACGGCGCGCGTTCACAGGCTCAGGGATTTTATGTGGCTCTTTTCCGCAAGCCGGGCCATGCGAATGCGGCGGTTTTGCCCTTTGAAAGCAGCGCATCTGAGCCGCAAACAGCCGTTTTTGAAGTGCCTGCTTCTGCTCCTTCAGGGATGCAGAACGCGGGCCAGCGCAATGGACGGCGTATCGGGCGGAACCGCGGTGATGACCGCGCGGGAAAGCCCGTGGAACGTCCTTCGGGCAGTCCGTTGCCGCCGGAAAGCCTCGTGGGCGCCACCTGCAACCCTGATCTGCTGCCCCCCGGGCGGGCGGTGCTGTATGGTGAACATGTGCGTTTTGTGCCGCCACAGGCCACAGCTCTTTTGCCCTCCAGCTGCGTATGGCAGGGTTCATTGATGGGCAAGCTCTGCGGCGGAACGCTGGATGCCGCGCCGCGTCTGCGTGTGCTCATGCAGTCGCCGCCGGATGCGGCCTCCAGTCTTGTGCTGGATGATGTGGCCGACATCACGGCCCTTTTGAGCGGGCAAAGCCGCCAGACAGGACTGGACGGACGCGAAGCTGGCCTGTGGTGGCGCGACTTGCCTCTGGGCCGCATTGTTCTCAAGCAGGGCAGGGCCATAGCCGGATTCAAATAG